The Apium graveolens cultivar Ventura chromosome 11, ASM990537v1, whole genome shotgun sequence genome has a window encoding:
- the LOC141697557 gene encoding inactive protein kinase SELMODRAFT_444075-like, with protein sequence MFGSNSKMVGEEVSRIDELYRNTADMKQISMQCEMQKIKFVLKVYAGQSPRVVAIEAALNFEATWVVLDRQMKKDKKYFMETLSCGISRMKRDNTIEKLRGPKTIDNTIPVGEKITSGYVSYGEMIPGSPGDLSPQNSPSAKELASGKKLSFGDICKVPQLDSHNKSYGTSSKSSYSTDQTIWSSIISSSTSTSNTESIWSSIISSSTSTSNTEGSSSSSTEVKSFSSNFHKDQKYHKLVAKEVEKEQEFQNSLCSICKNRRPKAGWKRDFSYTELQEATDGFSDKNFLSEGGFGCVYKGKLKNGLQLAVKQHKDASLQGEKEFKSEVYVLSKARHQNLVMLLGSCSEGSHRLLVYEYVCNGSLDQHLSKHTRRALNWGKRIKIALGAAEGLEFLHNNKIIHRDVRPNNILVTHDHESLLGDFGLARNQYDDLENPSENSVVGTLGYMAPEYAECGKASTNTDVYSFGVVLLQLITGLRTTDKSPSLVEWARPLLKEKNYPDLIDRRIGDSFDVHQLFWMVRLAEKCLSLDPSKRYNMTRVVNALHYIMEGNTSFIKDFSPTQSDSANSTTESTQSQVGSKTNELKEASEQGKKSKIDDVSASSKAILSVAKDHYLYEESNAGALDRDGVLYNEMII encoded by the exons ATGTTTGGATCCAACTCAAAAATGGTAGGGGAAGAAGTTTCGAGAATCGATGAGCTGTATCGAAACACTGCAGACATGAAGCAAATATCCATGCAATGTGAAATGCAAAAG ATAAAGTTTGTCTTGAAGGTATACGCTGGACAATCGCCAAGGGTGGTTGCTATAGAAGCTGCTTTAAATTTTGAGGCAACATGGGTGGTACTCGACAG GCAGATGAAGAAAGACAAGAAATACTTCATGGAGACGCTGTCGTGTGGAATTTCCAGAATGAAACGTGACAACACCATTGAAAAACTAAGAGGGCCTAAAACAATAGACAACACCATACCTGTGGGAGAAAAAATCACCAGTGGTTATGTATCTTATGGTGAAATGATACCAGGAAGCCCTGGCGATCTTTCTCCACAGA ACTCTCCATCTGCCAAAGAACTAGCCTCTGGGAAAAAACTAAGTTTTGGTGATATTTGTAAAGTACCCCAACTGGATTCACATAACAAATCATATGGAACATCGTCCAAATCATCATATAGTACTGATCAAACGATATGGTCAAGTATAATTTCAAGCTCAACAAGTACAAGTAATACAGAAAGCATATGGTCGAGTATAATTTCAAGCTCAACAAGTACAAGTAATACAGAAGGCTCAAGTTCTAGTTCCACTGAAGTAAAGAGTTTCTCATCAAACTTCCACAAGGATCAAAAATATCACAAGCTTGTTGCAAAAGAAGTCGAGAAAGAGCAGGAATTCCAAAATAGTCTATGTTCGATTTGTAAAAACAGACGGCCAAAGGCTGGATGGAAGAGGGATTTCAGTTACACAGAGCTTCAAGAAGCTACAGATGGGTTTTCGGACAAAAATTTCCTATCCGAAGGTGGTTTCGGATGTGTGTACAAAGGAAAGCTGAAAAATGGGCTACAGCTTGCTGTCAAACAGCACAAAGATGCAAGCCTCCAAGGAGAGAAAGAGTTTAAATCTGAAGTTTATGTATTAAGCAAGGCAAGGCATCAAAATTTGGTGATGTTGCTTGGATCGTGCTCAGAAGGAAGCCACAGGCTACTTGTGTATGAGTACGTCTGTAATGGCTCACTAGACCAACACTTATCAA AACACACCAGGAGAGCTTTGAATTGGGGCAAAAGAATAAAAATAGCATTGGGAGCCGCAGAAGGTTTAGAGTTCCTCCATAATAACAAAATCATTCACAGAGACGTGAGACCCAACAACATTCTCGTAACTCACGATCATGAGTCACTG CTAGGAGATTTTGGCCTCGCAAGAAATCAATACGATGATTTAGAAAACCCCTCTGAAAACAGTGTTGTTGGTACTCTTGGATATATGGCTCCGGAATATGCAGAATGTGGGAAAGCGTCAACAAACACAGATGTGTATTCATTTGGGGTGGTTCTGTTGCAGTTGATCACAGGACTAAGGACCACAGACAAGTCTCCCAGTCTGGTGGAATGG GCCAGACCACTCCTGAAAGAAAAGAACTACCCGGATTTAATTGACAGAAGGATTGGAGACTCCTTCGATGTTCACCAACTGTTTTGGATGGTGCGGCTTGCAGAAAAATGCCTAAGCCTAGACCCTTCAAAAAGATACAATATGACAAGG GTGGTTAATGCTTTACACTACATAATGGAGGGAAATACAAgcttcatcaaggacttctctccaacacagtcagatTCTGCGAACAGCACAACAGAATCAACCCAATCACAAGTTGGTTCTAAAACAAATGAACTGAAGGAAGCCAGTGAACAAGGCAAAAAATCAAAAATAGACGATGTATCTGCAAGTTCCAAAGCTATACTTTCGGTTGCTAAAGATCATTATCTTTATGAAGAAAGTAATGCAGGTGCTCTAGATAGAGATGGAGTGCTTTATAATGAGATGATCATCTAA